From the Simplicispira suum genome, the window GCGCCGCTGCGGTCCACGCGCTTGCCGTTGCTTTCCATTTCAAGCTGCTGCAGATAGGCCGGCAAGCGGCCCAGGGCTGCGTGGTAGGGCGCTATGCAGCGGCTGCTAAAACCATGGAAGTTGCGGTACCAAACGTCCAGCAGCCCCATGCGCAGCGGCAGATTGGCTTGTGGCGGCGCGGTGCGAAAATGCTCGTCCATGGCATGGGCGCCGGCCAGAAACTCGCCAAAGCGGGCTTTGCCGATGGCGATGGCAAGCGCCAGCCCAATGGCCGACCAGATCGAGTAGCGCCCGCCCACCCAGTCCCAGAAACCAAAGCAGGTGTGGATGCCCAGCGCCCGCGCGGCTTCGATGTTGGTCGTGAGGCCGATGAAATGGCGCGCCACGTCCTGCCCGCCCTGCTGCGCAAACCAGGCCATCGCCGAATGTGCGTTGGCCATGGTCTCGGCGGTGGTGAAGGTTTTGGACGCCACCAGAAACACGGTGCTCTCGGCCCGCAAACCTTGCAGCGCGGTCTGCAGCTCATGGCCGTCGACGTTGGAGACGAAATGCAGGCGCTTGCCCGGCGCGCGGTACGCCTCCAGCGCGCGCACGGCCATGGCCGGCCCCAGGTCCGAGCCACCAATGCCAATGTTGACGATATCGGTAATGCAGTCGTCAGCGCGCACCTGTTCGGCAAAGTCCAGCATGGCTGTCTGCACCGCATGCACCTCGGCCAGCAGCCCGGAAATTTCCGGCCGATCGCCCGGCAAGGCCAGGCCCACCGGCCGGCGCAGCAGGGTGTGCAGCACGGCGCGCTGCTCGGTGGTGTTGATCGGGTCGCCGCGCAGCATGGCGTCGCGCTGCCCGGTGACGCCGCAGGCCCTGGCCAACTGCTGCAACAGCACTTCTGTCTCGCGCGTCCAGAGGTTCTTGGACAGATCGGCAAACACCTCGGGGGCCTGCTGGCTGAAGTACGCAAAGCGCTGGGAGTCGCGCGCAAAGGCCACGCGCAGGTCCAGCGCGCGCCCCTGTGCTTCGAAATGGGCTTGCAGAAGGGGCCATTCGGCGGTTTGATCGCAACGTTGCATCGGGGAATCCTTGGATCGGGAGAGGGACTAGCTCTGGGTCAAAAAATGTAACTTAATTACACTATGTAATTACAGATAGCAAAATTTTCTTCAGTTTTTTCATGTAACGCGATTACAATTTTTCGTCCCATTCCTAAGGAAGTGTCCATGAGTTTCGATCTGGTGCTGTTTGGCGGAACCGGTGATCTGGCCTGGCGCAAGCTGATGCCGGCGCTGTTCCAGGCTTTTCGCCACGGCACGTTGCCGGCGGGCGGCCGCATCATCGGCGTGGCCCGCGACGATCTGAGCGACGCCCAATACCGCCAGTTGATGGCCGAACGGGCCGAACGCGTCGAAGTGGCCAAGCGGCCGAACGCCGAGGAATTTACCCAGTTTGGCGCCATGCTGCACTACCTGCGCATGGATCTGTCGCAACCCGCCGACTACGAACGCCTGGCAGCGCTGCTGCGCGAGCGTGAGGCCGATTGCGTGGTCATGTACCTGGCGACGGCCCCTGGACTGTTCACCTCGGTGGCCGAGCATATCGGCGCGGTGGGGCTGAACGGCCCCAAGACGCGCATGGTGCTGGAAAAGCCCCTGGGACACGACCTGCAATCGAACCGTGCGATCAACGCCACGCTGGCCGGCGTGCTGAGCGAAGACCAGATTTTTCGCATCGACCACTACCTGGGCAAGCCTTCGGTGCAGAACCTGTTTGCGCTGCGCTTTGGCAACACCTTGTTCGAGCCCTTGTGGCGGCGGGACACCATTTCCAACATCCAGATCACGATTGCCGAAGACCTGGGCGTCGAGACGCGCGGTGCCTTCTACGACCAGACCGGCGCGCTGCGCGACATGGTGCAGAACCACGCCTTGCAGCTGCTTTGCGCCATCGGCATGGAGCCGCCGATCAACTCCAGCGCGGGCGCCATCCGCGACGAAAAGCTCAAGGTGCTGCAATCGCTCAAGCCGTGGACACCCGAGTCGCTGGCGCAGCACGTGGTGCGCGGGCGCTACGCCAGCGGCACGGCGCTGGGCCAACCCGTGCCCGGCTACTTGCAGGAAAAAGGCGTGGCAGCCACCAGCACCACAGAGACCTTTGTGGCGCTGCGCACCGAGATCTCGAACTGGCGCTGGGCGGGCGTGCCTTTCTACATTCGCACCGGCAAACGGCTGGCGGGGCGCGACGCGCACATTGCCATCAACTTTCGCCCGGTGCCGCACCCCATTTTCAAGACACCGCTGGGCGCAGCCAACCGCCTGGTGATCAACCTGCAGCCACGGGATGGCCTGGAGCTGCACCTGCTGGCCCAAAGCGCCGCGCAAGACCAGGCCGAGCCCACGCTGGCGCCGGTGCATCTGAACCTCGACTTTGACCAGCGCTTCGGTGCCGAGCGCGTGGGCGCCTACGAGCGCCTGCTGCTCGACGTGATTGCCGGGCGCCTGAACCTGTTTGTGCGCAGTGACGAACAGGAAGAAGCCTGGCGCTGGGTCGAGCCCATCTTGCAGCACTGGCGAAACGACCCGGCGGGCCCGCGCTCGTACGCGGCCGGCGGCCGGGGGCCGAGCGCCGCCAGCGCCATGATTGCGCGCGACGGCCATTGCTGGAGCGAGGAGATGTAGTGGCAGACGCGGCAGGCGCCCGCAGACCTATGGGCTGTCGGCGTCCGCCATGTCCAAGGCCCGCGCGGTGCCATACAGGGCCGGCGCGCCGTCGGGGTCAATGACCCAGCACGGAATGCTGGCCAGATAGTCCTTGAAGCGCCCCTTGGCTTCAAAGCGCTTGCGGAAGGACGATTGGTCAAACCACGGGCCCAGGCGCGGCACGATGCCCCCGCCCAGGTACACGCCGCCCTTGGCCCCCAGGGTGAGCGCCAGATTGCCCGCCACGCTACCCAAAAAGCCGCAGAACATGTCCAGTGCCTCTAGCGCCAAGGGCTCGTGCTGCTCCAGGGCGAGCGCTGTGACTTGTGCGGGCTCGGTCACTTCTTTGCCGGCCTGCTGCCCCAGTTTGCGCAAGGCGTGGTACAGATCCACCAGGCCCGCGCCCGAGAGGGCACGTTCGGCCGACACGTGGCCGTAGCGCTCTTTCAGCAGGGACACCACATCGAACTCCTGCGCCGTTTCGGCCGCGAGCGACACGTGGCCGCCCTCGCCCGCCAGCGGAACGCCCTGCCCGGCGCCATACGGAAACACCAGGCCCGACACCCCCAGGCCGGTGCCTGGCCCCAGCAGCGCAATGGCCGCGCCGGGCACCGCCTGGCTGCCGCCCACCTGGCGCAGCAGCTCTGGCTTGAGCTGAGGCAGCGCCAGCGCCAGCGCGGTGAAGTCGTTGATGACGATCAAGCGTTGCAAGCCCAGGGCCTCCTGCACGGCGCGCTGTGAAAAGCTCCAGGAGTGGTTGGTCATGCGCACTTCGTCGCCCACCACCGGGTTGGCAATGCCAAACGCCGCCTCGCGCGGCTCGGGCACCCGCACCTGCGCCAGGTAGGCGGTCACGGCCGCCGTCAGGCTTGGATAGTCGTCACAGGGCTGTACCCGGATGT encodes:
- the pgi gene encoding glucose-6-phosphate isomerase — translated: MQRCDQTAEWPLLQAHFEAQGRALDLRVAFARDSQRFAYFSQQAPEVFADLSKNLWTRETEVLLQQLARACGVTGQRDAMLRGDPINTTEQRAVLHTLLRRPVGLALPGDRPEISGLLAEVHAVQTAMLDFAEQVRADDCITDIVNIGIGGSDLGPAMAVRALEAYRAPGKRLHFVSNVDGHELQTALQGLRAESTVFLVASKTFTTAETMANAHSAMAWFAQQGGQDVARHFIGLTTNIEAARALGIHTCFGFWDWVGGRYSIWSAIGLALAIAIGKARFGEFLAGAHAMDEHFRTAPPQANLPLRMGLLDVWYRNFHGFSSRCIAPYHAALGRLPAYLQQLEMESNGKRVDRSGARLAVNSAPVLWGEPGTNGQHAFFQMLHQGTEVLPLEILAVRQADHPWPGHQEKLLANALAQAQALMLGRANANRHREFPGSRPSSFLLLDALMPRSLGALLALQEHRVFVSGSLWGINSFDQWGVELGKLLANDLEQRLRSEDVQGLDGSTAGLLKRLRAE
- the zwf gene encoding glucose-6-phosphate dehydrogenase — protein: MSFDLVLFGGTGDLAWRKLMPALFQAFRHGTLPAGGRIIGVARDDLSDAQYRQLMAERAERVEVAKRPNAEEFTQFGAMLHYLRMDLSQPADYERLAALLREREADCVVMYLATAPGLFTSVAEHIGAVGLNGPKTRMVLEKPLGHDLQSNRAINATLAGVLSEDQIFRIDHYLGKPSVQNLFALRFGNTLFEPLWRRDTISNIQITIAEDLGVETRGAFYDQTGALRDMVQNHALQLLCAIGMEPPINSSAGAIRDEKLKVLQSLKPWTPESLAQHVVRGRYASGTALGQPVPGYLQEKGVAATSTTETFVALRTEISNWRWAGVPFYIRTGKRLAGRDAHIAINFRPVPHPIFKTPLGAANRLVINLQPRDGLELHLLAQSAAQDQAEPTLAPVHLNLDFDQRFGAERVGAYERLLLDVIAGRLNLFVRSDEQEEAWRWVEPILQHWRNDPAGPRSYAAGGRGPSAASAMIARDGHCWSEEM
- a CDS encoding glucokinase codes for the protein MHPSRLLADIGGTNIRLAWQATPHGPLNDIRVQPCDDYPSLTAAVTAYLAQVRVPEPREAAFGIANPVVGDEVRMTNHSWSFSQRAVQEALGLQRLIVINDFTALALALPQLKPELLRQVGGSQAVPGAAIALLGPGTGLGVSGLVFPYGAGQGVPLAGEGGHVSLAAETAQEFDVVSLLKERYGHVSAERALSGAGLVDLYHALRKLGQQAGKEVTEPAQVTALALEQHEPLALEALDMFCGFLGSVAGNLALTLGAKGGVYLGGGIVPRLGPWFDQSSFRKRFEAKGRFKDYLASIPCWVIDPDGAPALYGTARALDMADADSP